The genomic stretch AACAACAAGTATTACCCGAGCTTGTACAGTTAGAAAGGTTAATTAAATTAGGTGGTAAAAACCTTAACAGCGAAGTGTTAGCCCAGGTATTTCACAAAGGAGCTCGCTACCCGCTTTATTCTATTAGTATGGGTTCATCAGCGTCGAACGTGCCTGTTATCGCTTTTATTGGTGGTATACACGGTGTCGAACGTATCGGTACCCAGGTTATCTTAGCCTTATTTGAAAGTCTCATTCATCGATTAACATGGGATCAATCTCTACACCAAGAGCTCAAGCAAGTCAGGTTAGTGTTTCTACCATTAATGAATCCCATTGGCATGCTAAACAATAGTCGCGCCAACGGTAATGGTGTCGACCTAATGCGTAATGCCCCAGTTGATGCCGCTGGCACCGTGCCTTGGTTGGTAGGCGGCCAACGAATTAGCCATTTTTTACCTTGGTATCGTGGTAAAAAAGGTAAACCAATGGAACATGAATCACGGGTCCTCGTTGAACATATGACTCAACAATTACTCAAAGCACCATTTAGCATAGCCCTAGATTGCCACTCCGGTTTTGGCTTTAATAACCAGATTTGGTTTCCTTATGCAAAATCTAAACAACCTATCCCCCACCTTGCCGAGATATTTAAATTACGCAAAATGCTTATCGAAACCTACCCACATCAAGATTATGTCTTTGAGCCACAAGCACGTAACTACATGACGCACGGTGACCTATGGGATTATTTGTACGATCAATCACTGACACTCGATACTACCTTTATCTCTTTGACGCTAGAAATGGGTTCATGGACTTGGATCAAAAAGAACCCACTGCAAGTGTTCA from Moritella marina ATCC 15381 encodes the following:
- a CDS encoding M14 family zinc carboxypeptidase; this encodes MPLKSRQQQVLPELVQLERLIKLGGKNLNSEVLAQVFHKGARYPLYSISMGSSASNVPVIAFIGGIHGVERIGTQVILALFESLIHRLTWDQSLHQELKQVRLVFLPLMNPIGMLNNSRANGNGVDLMRNAPVDAAGTVPWLVGGQRISHFLPWYRGKKGKPMEHESRVLVEHMTQQLLKAPFSIALDCHSGFGFNNQIWFPYAKSKQPIPHLAEIFKLRKMLIETYPHQDYVFEPQARNYMTHGDLWDYLYDQSLTLDTTFISLTLEMGSWTWIKKNPLQVFKSSGIFHPIQPHRVKRVLRQHHVLMEFLIKVTGSYNHWLPQLNKESNHADATSLWYTE